The following proteins are encoded in a genomic region of Natrinema sp. DC36:
- a CDS encoding glycosyltransferase, giving the protein MRIAFVSFETVYHRDTETNQRFRTVCELFAARGHDVHCYCAGFWAGEESAFERNGVTYHAVSSGTEARSSFLLRLPFVLAAASPDVIHASAQPSSQVLAASWGSTLARAPLVLEWYGDDGVSDTRWTRLATGRPGRIVTPSELVGTWVREIGADGDIVETVPNPIDCDRIQRVEPGEDVDVIYARRLDEGANLESLLLGLAELRGRDWQANVIGDGPERETYERLARDLRIEERVTFVGELDLEERIAAYRGAHVFAQTADHCVFPTEMLWALAAGCVGIVEYHANSSAHELVEGWDRGFRTTSEDELAEAILAAGNLEHRAYDEAFAEYDRSAVADRYLELYRTLQDEHGLL; this is encoded by the coding sequence ATGCGAATCGCGTTCGTCTCGTTCGAAACGGTCTATCACCGCGATACCGAGACGAACCAGCGCTTTCGAACCGTCTGCGAGCTGTTCGCGGCACGCGGCCACGACGTCCACTGTTACTGCGCCGGGTTCTGGGCCGGCGAGGAGTCCGCATTCGAGCGCAACGGCGTCACCTATCACGCGGTCTCGAGCGGCACCGAGGCCCGGAGCTCGTTCCTCCTGCGGCTGCCGTTCGTCCTCGCGGCCGCGAGTCCGGACGTGATCCACGCCAGCGCACAGCCGTCGAGTCAAGTGCTCGCGGCCAGTTGGGGATCGACGCTCGCTCGCGCGCCGCTCGTCCTCGAGTGGTACGGCGACGACGGCGTGAGCGACACGCGATGGACCCGTCTGGCGACGGGCCGACCGGGTCGGATCGTCACGCCCTCCGAACTCGTCGGGACGTGGGTCCGAGAGATCGGAGCCGACGGTGATATCGTCGAAACCGTCCCGAACCCGATCGATTGCGACCGAATTCAGCGCGTTGAGCCGGGCGAGGACGTCGACGTGATCTACGCCCGCAGACTCGACGAGGGGGCCAACCTCGAGAGCCTGCTGTTGGGACTGGCCGAACTCCGCGGCCGCGACTGGCAGGCCAACGTCATCGGCGACGGCCCCGAACGGGAGACCTACGAGCGCCTCGCGCGAGATCTCCGGATCGAAGAGCGCGTGACGTTCGTCGGTGAGCTCGATCTCGAGGAGCGGATCGCGGCCTACCGCGGGGCGCACGTCTTCGCCCAGACCGCAGATCACTGCGTTTTCCCGACGGAGATGCTGTGGGCGCTCGCCGCGGGCTGTGTCGGCATCGTCGAGTACCACGCGAACTCGAGCGCCCACGAACTCGTCGAAGGGTGGGACAGGGGGTTCCGGACCACCAGCGAGGACGAGCTGGCCGAAGCGATCCTCGCGGCGGGCAACCTCGAGCACCGCGCGTACGACGAGGCGTTCGCGGAGTACGATCGGTCGGCGGTGGCCGATCGGTATCTCGAGCTGTATCGAACGCTACAGGACGAACACGGTCTCCTGTAG
- the trpB gene encoding tryptophan synthase subunit beta, producing MENGEFDGYGGRHVPEPLREPLEQLAAAYDDVANTDEFRSELRGLLEEFAGRPTPLYYARNLSDRYDAEIYLKREDLLHGGAHKINNCLGQALLAKRAGRERLIAETGAGQHGTATAMVGALLGLETEIYMGKKDIERQEMNVFRMRLMGAEVNEVTRGDEGLADAVDAALEDFAENVDDTHYLVGSVVGPDPFPRMVRDFQSVIGREAREQIRERTGDLPDAAVACVGGGSNAIGLFHAFREDPVDFYGAEGGGEGSDSSRHAAPLAKGTDDVLHGMKTRVIDDDVDVHSVSAGLDYPGVGPEHAMFRAVGRCEYTGVTDDEALAAFRELSETEGIIPALESSHAIARAIELAEEGDHETILVNLSGRGDKDMETAAAQFDL from the coding sequence ATGGAAAACGGAGAATTCGATGGATACGGGGGTCGACACGTGCCGGAACCGCTTCGAGAGCCGCTCGAGCAACTCGCCGCGGCGTACGACGACGTCGCGAACACCGACGAGTTCCGGTCCGAGTTGCGCGGTCTGCTCGAGGAGTTCGCCGGCCGGCCGACGCCGCTGTACTACGCGCGAAACCTGAGCGATCGCTACGACGCCGAGATCTACCTCAAGCGCGAGGACCTGCTCCACGGCGGTGCGCACAAGATCAACAACTGTCTCGGGCAGGCCCTGCTCGCCAAACGGGCCGGCCGGGAGCGGCTGATCGCCGAGACCGGTGCCGGCCAGCACGGCACCGCGACCGCGATGGTCGGCGCGCTGTTGGGCCTCGAGACGGAGATCTACATGGGGAAAAAGGACATCGAACGCCAGGAGATGAACGTCTTCCGGATGCGACTGATGGGTGCCGAGGTCAACGAAGTCACCCGGGGCGACGAGGGTCTCGCGGACGCCGTCGACGCCGCGCTCGAGGACTTCGCCGAAAACGTCGACGACACCCACTACCTGGTGGGCAGCGTCGTGGGTCCCGATCCGTTCCCGCGGATGGTCCGGGACTTCCAGAGCGTCATCGGCCGGGAGGCCCGCGAACAGATTCGGGAGCGAACCGGCGACCTCCCCGACGCGGCGGTCGCCTGCGTCGGCGGCGGCTCGAACGCGATCGGCCTCTTCCACGCCTTCCGAGAGGATCCCGTCGACTTCTACGGCGCCGAGGGCGGCGGGGAGGGATCGGACTCGAGCCGGCACGCGGCCCCGCTCGCGAAGGGAACGGACGACGTCCTGCACGGCATGAAGACGCGCGTCATCGACGACGACGTCGACGTTCACTCCGTGTCCGCGGGGCTTGACTACCCCGGCGTCGGCCCCGAACACGCCATGTTCCGGGCCGTCGGCCGCTGTGAATACACGGGGGTCACCGACGACGAAGCGCTCGCGGCCTTCCGCGAACTGAGCGAGACCGAGGGAATAATCCCCGCGCTCGAGTCCAGCCACGCGATCGCTCGCGCGATCGAACTCGCGGAGGAGGGCGACCACGAGACGATCCTCGTCAATCTCTCGGGCCGAGGCGACAAGGACATGGAGACGGCGGCGGCGCAGTTCGATCTCTGA
- a CDS encoding putative sulfate exporter family transporter, whose amino-acid sequence MVVRRLLPGFVALCLGALLARALAQSLGFNRLLLAIALGFAATNVVGIPTRLEPGLATHNLWLGAGIVLMGASISVDTVLAVGGPVFLLVIVAAALSLLFVELLARIVFGLTERLGSLLAAGASICGVSAVVAVAGAISAREDQIAYAAATVLLFDAITIVVYPIVGDLLDLSGTVFGIWAGVSMFSTGPVVAVGFAHSEVAGQWATMTKLSRNALIGVVVLAYAGYYSRSGGGSRPSFRTLWDEFPTFVLGFFAVALVASAGLFSAAQQASIERAYDWLFALAFVGLGTEIRLGNLRATGLVPALVVLLALLASSALSLTALLVLF is encoded by the coding sequence ATGGTCGTTCGTCGTCTCCTGCCGGGGTTCGTCGCCCTCTGTCTCGGCGCGTTGCTGGCGCGGGCGCTCGCGCAGTCGCTCGGATTCAACCGGCTGCTCCTCGCTATCGCGCTCGGGTTCGCCGCGACGAACGTCGTCGGCATCCCGACGCGACTCGAGCCCGGTCTCGCGACGCACAACCTGTGGCTGGGGGCCGGCATCGTCCTCATGGGCGCGTCGATATCTGTCGACACCGTCCTCGCGGTCGGCGGACCAGTCTTCCTCCTCGTGATCGTCGCGGCCGCGCTCTCGCTCCTCTTCGTCGAACTGCTCGCGCGAATCGTTTTCGGATTGACCGAGCGACTCGGCTCGCTGCTCGCGGCCGGTGCCAGCATCTGCGGCGTCTCCGCGGTCGTCGCGGTCGCCGGTGCTATCAGCGCGCGCGAGGATCAGATCGCCTACGCGGCGGCGACGGTCCTGCTGTTCGACGCGATCACGATCGTCGTCTACCCGATCGTCGGCGATCTGCTGGACCTGTCGGGGACGGTCTTCGGGATCTGGGCCGGCGTCAGCATGTTCTCGACGGGCCCCGTCGTCGCGGTCGGCTTCGCTCACTCCGAGGTGGCCGGACAGTGGGCGACGATGACGAAGCTCTCGAGAAACGCGCTGATCGGCGTCGTCGTGCTCGCGTACGCGGGGTACTACAGTCGATCCGGGGGCGGCAGTCGCCCGTCCTTCCGGACGCTCTGGGACGAGTTTCCGACGTTCGTTCTCGGATTCTTCGCAGTTGCCCTCGTCGCGAGCGCCGGTCTTTTCTCCGCGGCACAGCAGGCGTCGATCGAGCGCGCCTACGACTGGCTGTTCGCGCTCGCGTTCGTCGGCCTGGGGACCGAAATCCGACTCGGTAATCTCAGGGCGACCGGATTGGTGCCCGCTCTCGTCGTTCTGCTGGCGCTGCTCGCCAGTAGTGCGCTCTCGCTGACGGCGCTGCTGGTACTGTTCTGA
- a CDS encoding phosphatase PAP2 family protein — MSRGIGWFDAFREVAPEWAVVLLGVVTQLGDVWFLGLLVGTLYWLATDDRAEIAAVFGLLLAGLSLITALKHVFALPRPERVLVEVGALPETVHPLYQATATATGYGFPSGHAVMSTIVYVSLAEYSSTGTRRQRYLGAAGLVTAVCLSRVGLGVHYLVDVVAGVAVGLTFLLLAWGLLKRYSLHQGTLGFGIAVGIAAVALAVSSGDSDAVLLVGASLGAFAGWQLALLARALDAGHGPIQRSRELTTRAVVVAAVIASLVALSGYYWPALVLAGSGALGVIVAAFVTAPVLYRLERVDSLRERSPSRSR; from the coding sequence ATGTCTCGAGGGATCGGCTGGTTCGACGCGTTCCGCGAGGTCGCTCCCGAGTGGGCCGTCGTCCTGCTCGGAGTAGTGACCCAGCTCGGCGACGTGTGGTTTCTCGGGCTGCTCGTGGGGACACTCTACTGGCTCGCGACCGACGATCGGGCGGAGATCGCCGCCGTCTTCGGGCTGTTACTGGCCGGGCTCTCGCTCATTACGGCGCTGAAACACGTGTTCGCGCTTCCGCGGCCGGAGCGCGTACTCGTCGAGGTCGGGGCGCTCCCGGAGACGGTACATCCGCTCTATCAGGCGACGGCGACGGCGACCGGCTACGGCTTTCCGAGCGGCCACGCCGTGATGTCGACGATCGTGTACGTCAGTCTGGCCGAATACAGCTCTACCGGGACGCGCCGCCAGCGATACCTCGGTGCCGCTGGACTCGTGACGGCGGTCTGTCTCTCGCGCGTTGGCCTCGGCGTCCACTACCTCGTCGACGTCGTCGCCGGCGTCGCCGTCGGACTAACGTTTTTGCTCCTCGCGTGGGGGCTCTTGAAACGGTATTCGCTCCATCAAGGCACGCTCGGCTTCGGGATCGCGGTCGGCATCGCCGCCGTTGCGCTCGCCGTCAGTAGCGGGGACAGCGACGCCGTGCTCCTCGTCGGCGCATCGCTCGGCGCGTTCGCCGGCTGGCAACTCGCCCTCCTCGCTCGAGCGCTGGACGCCGGACACGGCCCGATCCAACGCAGCCGCGAACTCACTACGAGGGCCGTCGTCGTCGCCGCCGTGATCGCGTCACTCGTCGCCCTCTCGGGCTACTACTGGCCCGCGCTGGTGCTCGCCGGCAGCGGTGCTCTCGGAGTGATCGTCGCCGCGTTCGTCACCGCACCCGTGCTGTACCGTCTCGAACGCGTCGACAGTCTCCGAGAACGGTCGCCCTCGCGTTCGCGGTAG
- a CDS encoding sulfatase, with the protein MSDSNGRDAESHSTVRNVVLVVLDTARAKSVGMQLLPTDRPDADTEDGVAGSEAATTEADSAGAHPTPTLTRLADEGSAFENAFATAPWTLPSHASFFTGTYPSEHGTHGGHTYLDDELRTLPEAFADAGFQTIGVSNNTWITEEFGFDRGFEDLRKGWQYIQSDADMGAVVRGEDFREKLTATRNRLFDGNPVVNAANILYSELLQPAGDDGADRATDWIADWLESRDDDRPFFLFCNFIEPHVQYDPPREYAEQFLPRGASYEEATAIRQDPRAYDCEDYDISDHEFALLRGLYRAELAYVDQQVGQLRTALEESGEWEDTLFVVCGDHGEHIGEHGFFGHQYNLYDTLLNVPLVFHGGPFTGDHRAGGGRRQELVQLLDLPATLLETAGIDDPELREQWSSRSLHPDSAAEPRDAVFAEYVAPQPSIERLEARFGDIPDRVRAFDRRLRAVRTAEYKYVRGDDGFERCHRVRTDPLERTDISDDEPQRVQALRRRLEERFEPLEETDGLADDSSEDGASEEVEMRAGTKERLADLGYL; encoded by the coding sequence ATGTCGGACTCTAACGGACGTGATGCCGAGTCACATAGCACTGTGCGGAACGTCGTCCTCGTCGTTCTCGATACGGCCCGGGCGAAAAGCGTCGGAATGCAGCTGCTTCCGACCGATCGCCCCGATGCCGATACCGAGGACGGCGTAGCCGGCAGCGAGGCGGCCACGACCGAAGCCGATTCCGCCGGCGCACACCCGACGCCGACGCTAACGCGGCTGGCCGACGAGGGATCCGCGTTCGAGAACGCGTTCGCGACCGCACCCTGGACGCTCCCCTCTCACGCGTCGTTTTTCACCGGGACGTACCCTTCAGAACACGGCACGCACGGCGGCCACACGTATCTCGACGACGAGCTTCGAACCCTCCCCGAGGCCTTCGCCGACGCGGGGTTTCAGACGATCGGCGTCTCGAACAACACCTGGATCACCGAGGAGTTCGGCTTCGACCGCGGATTCGAAGACCTTCGCAAGGGCTGGCAGTACATCCAGTCCGACGCCGACATGGGCGCGGTCGTCCGCGGCGAGGACTTCCGGGAGAAACTGACCGCGACCCGCAACCGGCTCTTCGACGGCAACCCGGTCGTGAACGCCGCAAACATCCTCTACAGCGAACTCCTGCAGCCCGCCGGCGACGACGGCGCCGACCGAGCGACCGACTGGATCGCCGACTGGCTCGAGAGTCGCGACGACGACCGGCCGTTCTTCCTGTTCTGTAACTTCATCGAGCCCCACGTCCAGTACGATCCGCCAAGGGAGTACGCCGAACAGTTCCTCCCCCGCGGTGCCAGCTACGAGGAAGCGACCGCGATCAGACAAGATCCCCGCGCCTACGACTGCGAGGACTACGACATCTCAGACCACGAATTCGCCCTCCTCCGCGGTCTGTATCGGGCGGAACTCGCCTACGTCGACCAGCAGGTCGGGCAGCTTCGAACCGCGCTCGAGGAGAGCGGCGAGTGGGAGGACACCCTCTTCGTCGTCTGTGGCGACCACGGCGAACACATCGGCGAACACGGCTTCTTCGGCCACCAGTACAACCTCTACGACACCCTGCTCAACGTCCCGCTCGTGTTCCACGGCGGCCCCTTCACTGGCGACCACCGCGCCGGCGGCGGTCGACGACAAGAGCTCGTTCAACTGCTCGACCTCCCGGCCACGCTGCTCGAGACGGCCGGCATCGACGACCCCGAGCTCCGCGAGCAGTGGTCGAGTCGATCGCTCCATCCCGATTCGGCCGCCGAGCCCCGCGACGCCGTCTTCGCCGAGTACGTCGCCCCCCAGCCCTCGATCGAGCGCCTCGAGGCCCGCTTCGGTGATATTCCGGATCGCGTCCGGGCGTTCGATCGGCGGCTGCGGGCGGTCCGCACGGCCGAGTACAAGTACGTCCGCGGCGACGACGGCTTCGAGCGCTGCCACCGCGTCCGGACCGACCCGCTCGAGCGAACCGATATCAGCGACGACGAGCCCCAGCGCGTGCAAGCGCTTCGCCGGCGGCTCGAGGAGCGCTTCGAGCCGCTCGAGGAGACCGACGGGTTGGCGGATGACTCATCGGAGGACGGCGCGTCGGAAGAGGTCGAGATGCGAGCGGGGACGAAAGAGCGACTCGCGGATCTCGGCTATCTCTGA
- a CDS encoding Hsp20/alpha crystallin family protein — protein MSSASPPETTSFPYPTQVVYDGRADELRVAVDVAPTAREDVTVEAGARRLRIAVTRDGTLAERTVTPLPAGHVFGDDREAVYNHGVLSVTLETVERWR, from the coding sequence GTGTCCTCCGCTTCACCTCCCGAAACGACGTCGTTCCCGTACCCGACGCAGGTCGTCTACGACGGGCGGGCCGACGAGTTGCGCGTCGCCGTCGACGTCGCTCCGACGGCCCGCGAGGACGTGACGGTCGAGGCCGGCGCGCGTCGCCTCCGGATCGCGGTCACTCGAGACGGCACCCTCGCCGAGCGAACCGTCACGCCCCTTCCCGCCGGCCACGTCTTCGGCGACGATCGCGAGGCCGTCTACAATCACGGCGTTCTCAGCGTGACCCTCGAGACCGTCGAACGCTGGCGGTAG
- a CDS encoding GNAT family N-acetyltransferase, producing the protein MSTRKRTATRYTVRAFESDDRSAFLSLYESVFGHQRNADWFHWKFDENPYVDHVPILVASEGGDPVGFRSFFAQEMRIGGAVRTAFQPCDTMVHPDHRGRGLFGRMNERAIERYTDGEPSFFFNFPNENSKPGNLAHGWREIGTVPAYYRPQNPISVLEDRINAGPRRDVTDAQPADDGPATAVTDTLEDAIATSQRAGDRLLVESDSDLAVEYYETPPTETLASIYRRSIPDAIHTNRTAAFYRWRFDNPVHSYVAYVARRDGDPIAALVVSSADEYARIVDALPRTIGSESGALNRLLVSALDDCADRSYVEAFGETLPAPLRFRFYPDTRLPLSALIRPTSRTLLARNLGEEVDLESSSIASWTFSRLDLDTT; encoded by the coding sequence ATGAGTACACGCAAACGAACGGCGACGCGATACACCGTCCGCGCGTTCGAATCCGATGACCGATCGGCGTTCCTGTCGCTGTACGAATCGGTGTTCGGCCACCAGCGGAACGCGGACTGGTTTCACTGGAAGTTCGACGAGAATCCGTACGTCGATCACGTCCCGATCCTCGTGGCGAGCGAGGGCGGCGACCCCGTCGGGTTTCGGTCGTTTTTCGCCCAGGAGATGCGCATCGGTGGAGCCGTCCGGACCGCGTTCCAGCCCTGCGATACGATGGTGCACCCGGATCATCGCGGGCGCGGGCTGTTCGGTCGCATGAACGAGCGGGCCATCGAGCGCTACACCGACGGGGAGCCGTCGTTTTTCTTCAATTTCCCGAACGAGAACTCGAAGCCCGGCAACCTGGCACACGGCTGGCGCGAGATCGGGACGGTGCCGGCGTACTACCGGCCGCAAAACCCCATTAGCGTCCTCGAGGACCGGATCAACGCCGGGCCGAGGAGAGACGTCACTGATGCCCAGCCGGCTGACGACGGTCCGGCCACCGCCGTCACGGACACGCTCGAGGACGCCATTGCGACCTCCCAGCGGGCCGGCGATCGACTGCTCGTCGAATCCGACTCCGACCTCGCGGTGGAGTACTACGAGACGCCGCCGACAGAGACGCTCGCGTCGATCTATCGACGGTCGATTCCTGACGCGATCCACACGAACCGGACTGCGGCGTTCTATCGCTGGCGGTTCGACAACCCTGTACACTCGTACGTGGCCTACGTCGCCCGGCGGGACGGCGACCCGATCGCCGCACTCGTCGTCTCAAGCGCGGACGAGTACGCCCGAATCGTCGACGCGCTCCCTCGAACGATCGGATCGGAGTCCGGGGCGCTCAACCGCCTGCTCGTCTCGGCGCTCGACGACTGCGCGGACCGGAGCTACGTCGAGGCGTTCGGGGAAACGCTGCCCGCGCCGCTCCGATTCCGGTTCTATCCCGATACCCGATTGCCGCTGTCCGCGCTGATCCGTCCGACCTCCCGGACGCTCCTCGCGCGGAATCTCGGGGAGGAGGTCGACCTCGAGTCGAGTTCGATCGCGTCGTGGACGTTCTCTCGGCTCGATCTGGACACGACCTGA
- a CDS encoding heavy metal translocating P-type ATPase: MSDRRAGDDRRNRCRLCGSPLSETTGESAVSDFCSTGCRDVAAEFGAGDGDSGTDSGDVADGGTDDTDRDGSVRTFFRVDGMHSATCEAFLEAVAEDRDGVSDAEASYVTETVRVDHDPERVSTDALEDALSTVGYTAYLREDATADDETGGTRRSREMSGLRKRRSDDMLEMRYVVGVVFGSFLLLPFLAVLYPMFLTDFTDWSALSQFDDAFTGFSGPMYMPLFLVMTAAILYLTGGPLLRGAYVSLKLRRPTTDLLAALTICSAYVYSVAVSGLGRNDLYFDLTIVVASIVMGATYYEATVKRRATDRLTDLTVSQVDTARLYASDGSTTELPVADLESGDRVLVREGERVPVDGTLAEGECAVDEAVVTGESLPVTKREGDEVVGGSVVTTDAAVVDVGERTTSSIDRLTRVVWNVQSADHGVTRRADELAAPLVPIVLAAAVVVGAGSLLFGASGMTAALAVCMTLMVASPWALGFATSYSVATSLEAALERGIVVFDETIFERLRAIDVVVFDKTGTLTTGEMSVLEADAPDDLLAAAAALEQRAAHPAAAAIATAFDGSDGRNEEGDASGSARADGGAAAAGDRAVSDFHTHATGVEGTVDGRTVLVGHPDLFRELGWTLGDGLEARLERAREAGRLPVVVGRDGTAEGVVIVGDEPREAWEETIAALDADGIDVVVLTGDDGTASETFAEHPGVDHVFAGVSPDGKTAAVRRMKGDSRVAMVGDGTNDAPALAAADLGISLGSGTALAADAADVAIVDDDLAAVERAFALARAARNRIRQNLGLAFVYNALAIPPAVLGIVNPLVTTVAVVVGTLLIVGNAERSLVGD; this comes from the coding sequence GTGAGCGATCGACGCGCGGGCGACGACCGGCGCAACCGCTGTCGACTGTGCGGCTCGCCGCTCTCGGAGACGACCGGCGAGTCTGCGGTGAGTGATTTCTGTTCGACCGGCTGTCGCGACGTCGCCGCCGAGTTCGGCGCGGGCGACGGTGATAGCGGGACCGACAGCGGTGACGTGGCTGACGGCGGGACGGACGACACCGATCGAGACGGCTCCGTCCGCACCTTCTTCCGAGTCGACGGAATGCACTCCGCGACCTGCGAGGCGTTCCTCGAGGCCGTCGCCGAGGACCGAGACGGCGTGAGCGACGCCGAGGCGAGTTACGTCACGGAGACGGTCCGAGTCGACCACGACCCGGAGCGGGTTTCGACGGACGCGCTCGAGGACGCGCTGAGTACGGTCGGCTACACGGCGTACCTGCGCGAGGACGCGACCGCCGACGACGAGACCGGCGGGACACGGCGCTCGCGGGAGATGTCCGGCCTCCGGAAGCGCCGTTCGGACGACATGCTCGAGATGCGGTACGTGGTCGGCGTCGTCTTCGGTTCATTCCTCCTGTTGCCGTTTCTGGCCGTCCTCTATCCGATGTTTCTGACGGATTTCACGGACTGGAGCGCGCTCTCGCAGTTCGACGACGCCTTTACCGGCTTCAGCGGCCCGATGTACATGCCCCTGTTTCTGGTGATGACGGCCGCGATCCTCTACCTGACCGGCGGGCCGCTCCTGCGGGGCGCGTACGTCAGCCTGAAACTCCGACGACCGACGACGGACCTGCTCGCGGCGCTGACGATCTGCAGCGCGTACGTCTACAGCGTCGCCGTCTCCGGACTCGGACGCAACGACCTCTACTTCGATCTAACGATCGTCGTGGCCTCGATCGTGATGGGCGCGACCTACTACGAGGCGACGGTCAAGCGCCGCGCGACGGACCGGCTGACCGACCTGACCGTCTCGCAGGTCGACACGGCCCGGCTGTACGCGTCGGACGGCTCGACGACGGAGCTGCCCGTCGCAGACCTCGAGTCCGGCGATCGGGTGCTCGTCCGCGAGGGGGAACGGGTTCCCGTCGACGGGACCCTCGCCGAGGGCGAGTGCGCGGTCGACGAGGCCGTCGTGACCGGGGAGTCGCTCCCGGTGACGAAACGCGAAGGGGACGAGGTAGTCGGCGGCTCGGTCGTCACGACCGACGCAGCAGTGGTCGACGTCGGCGAGCGGACGACCAGCAGCATCGACCGACTCACGCGGGTCGTCTGGAACGTCCAGAGCGCGGACCACGGCGTCACGCGCCGGGCCGACGAACTCGCCGCGCCGCTCGTCCCGATCGTCCTCGCCGCCGCCGTCGTCGTCGGCGCGGGATCCCTCCTCTTCGGTGCGAGCGGAATGACGGCCGCGCTGGCCGTCTGCATGACTCTCATGGTCGCGAGCCCGTGGGCGCTCGGCTTCGCGACGTCTTACTCCGTCGCGACGAGCCTCGAGGCGGCGCTCGAACGCGGAATCGTCGTCTTCGACGAGACGATCTTCGAGCGGCTGCGCGCAATCGACGTCGTCGTCTTCGACAAGACCGGAACGCTGACGACCGGCGAGATGTCCGTGCTCGAGGCCGACGCGCCCGACGACCTCCTGGCGGCCGCCGCGGCCCTCGAGCAGCGCGCGGCCCACCCGGCGGCGGCGGCGATCGCGACCGCGTTCGACGGAAGCGACGGCCGCAACGAGGAGGGTGACGCGAGCGGGTCGGCTCGCGCGGACGGCGGCGCGGCCGCGGCGGGTGACCGAGCGGTCAGTGATTTCCACACCCACGCGACCGGCGTCGAGGGAACCGTCGACGGTCGAACGGTGCTCGTCGGTCACCCCGACCTCTTCCGGGAACTCGGGTGGACGCTCGGTGACGGACTCGAGGCGCGACTCGAGCGCGCTCGAGAAGCGGGGCGGCTCCCGGTCGTCGTCGGCCGAGACGGGACGGCGGAGGGGGTCGTGATCGTCGGCGACGAACCCCGCGAGGCGTGGGAGGAGACGATCGCGGCGCTGGACGCGGACGGTATCGACGTCGTGGTCCTGACCGGCGACGACGGGACGGCTTCCGAGACTTTCGCGGAACATCCCGGCGTCGATCACGTCTTCGCCGGCGTCTCGCCCGACGGGAAAACGGCGGCCGTCAGGCGGATGAAAGGCGACAGCCGAGTCGCGATGGTCGGCGACGGGACGAACGACGCGCCCGCGCTCGCCGCGGCCGATCTGGGAATCTCGCTGGGGAGCGGCACCGCGCTCGCCGCCGACGCGGCCGACGTGGCGATCGTCGACGACGACCTCGCCGCGGTCGAGCGGGCGTTCGCGCTC